Proteins from one Erysipelothrix larvae genomic window:
- a CDS encoding ABC transporter ATP-binding protein: MSQRPRNVGRDGEKLDMNILKRLMSYVLSSYKKHYIVILICIVITSLASVMSSLFMKTLIDSYINPLMGVSNPNYGPLASALVTMAMIYGVGIISNFTYQKLLVIVSQGTMEKVRTDLFTHMETLPIRYFDTHSHGDIMSIYTNDTDTLRQVISQSIPQFISSSITIVSVGASMLFISVPLTLVTAFMVLVMQLVMRFIMSQSGRFFSIQQRQLGKENGYIEEMMEGAKVVKVFNHEEKAIEAFKEINDELANASYKANNFANILMPIVGNLGNISYVISSFVGGALAISGGSSLSIGGLASFLALNRSFNMPLSQISQQLNAVIMAMAGAKRIFDLLDQVPEVDDGIVTLVNASLDTQGELQEVVEETGIWAWKHVHPDGSIDYVKLTGDVRFHDVNFSYVKEKPVLHDVNLYAQPGQKIAFVGATGAGKTTITNLINRFYDIEEGSITYDGIDIKLIKKDDLRTSLGIVLQDTHLFTGTIEENIKYARPEATHEEVVAAAKLANAHTFIKHLEFGYDTLLSGDGSSLSQGQRQLLSIARAALANPPVLILDEATSSIDSRTEKLVQEGMDKLMSGRTTFVIAHRLSTIKNSHAIMVMDHGRIIERGDHTSLMGKRGTYYQLYTGLIEND; encoded by the coding sequence ATGAGTCAACGACCACGTAACGTAGGACGTGATGGCGAAAAGCTTGATATGAATATCTTAAAACGCTTAATGTCATATGTCTTATCGTCTTATAAAAAACACTATATCGTGATATTGATCTGCATCGTGATTACATCCCTTGCATCGGTCATGTCTTCACTCTTTATGAAGACCCTCATTGATTCTTATATTAATCCATTAATGGGTGTTTCAAATCCAAACTATGGACCTCTTGCCAGTGCACTGGTTACCATGGCAATGATTTATGGTGTTGGAATCATTTCAAACTTTACCTACCAAAAATTATTGGTCATCGTTTCACAAGGGACGATGGAAAAGGTAAGAACCGACCTGTTTACCCATATGGAAACCTTGCCTATTCGATACTTTGACACCCATTCACATGGGGATATCATGAGTATCTATACAAACGATACCGATACCTTGCGTCAAGTGATTTCGCAAAGTATTCCACAATTTATTTCTTCAAGTATTACCATTGTATCCGTTGGTGCATCGATGTTATTTATCAGTGTGCCATTAACCCTGGTTACGGCCTTTATGGTGTTGGTAATGCAACTTGTAATGCGCTTTATTATGTCACAATCGGGGCGTTTCTTCTCAATCCAACAACGTCAGTTGGGTAAAGAAAATGGCTATATTGAGGAAATGATGGAAGGGGCTAAGGTTGTGAAAGTCTTCAATCATGAAGAAAAAGCAATTGAAGCCTTTAAAGAAATTAATGATGAACTTGCAAATGCGTCGTACAAAGCCAACAACTTTGCGAATATTTTAATGCCGATTGTGGGAAACCTAGGAAACATCTCCTATGTTATCAGTTCCTTTGTCGGAGGGGCACTTGCGATAAGTGGTGGATCCAGCCTATCAATTGGTGGATTGGCATCATTTCTCGCTTTAAACCGCTCCTTCAACATGCCACTGAGCCAAATATCCCAACAGCTCAACGCTGTGATTATGGCCATGGCTGGTGCAAAACGAATCTTTGACCTTCTAGATCAAGTGCCTGAAGTCGATGATGGGATTGTGACTTTAGTCAATGCATCCCTGGATACACAAGGTGAACTTCAAGAAGTTGTGGAAGAAACGGGAATATGGGCATGGAAACATGTGCATCCTGATGGCAGTATTGATTATGTTAAACTCACAGGAGATGTGCGCTTCCATGATGTGAACTTCTCCTATGTCAAAGAAAAACCAGTCCTTCATGACGTAAATCTCTATGCACAGCCGGGTCAAAAAATTGCCTTTGTTGGGGCAACAGGGGCTGGTAAAACAACCATCACCAACCTCATCAACCGCTTCTATGACATTGAAGAAGGATCCATTACCTATGATGGCATTGACATTAAGCTCATTAAAAAAGATGACTTAAGAACCTCACTGGGGATTGTCCTTCAAGATACACACTTGTTTACAGGAACCATTGAAGAGAACATTAAGTATGCGCGTCCTGAAGCAACCCATGAAGAAGTGGTGGCAGCTGCGAAACTTGCGAATGCCCATACCTTTATTAAACATCTTGAGTTTGGGTACGATACCTTACTCAGTGGGGATGGATCATCCCTTTCCCAAGGGCAACGTCAATTGCTCTCAATTGCACGGGCCGCATTAGCAAACCCACCCGTACTCATTCTTGATGAAGCAACCTCATCCATCGACTCACGCACTGAGAAACTGGTACAAGAGGGCATGGATAAGTTAATGAGTGGTCGTACAACCTTTGTAATTGCACACCGACTCAGTACCATTAAAAACTCTCATGCCATTATGGTTATGGACCATGGTCGCATTATTGAACGTGGTGACCATACATCCTTGATGGGTAAACGTGGAACCTACTATCAACTCTATACGGGACTTATTGAAAACGATTAA
- a CDS encoding cupin domain-containing protein, whose protein sequence is MIKNLESAQIMKLDEQVDYATGQVVSKTLSQNKNVSLTLFAFDQHEGLSTHTSTGDALVQVLDGMVEIVIDDTPYTLHKGETICMPANVPHSLYATTRFKMLLTVVFAQ, encoded by the coding sequence ATGATTAAGAATTTAGAATCTGCTCAAATTATGAAGCTGGATGAGCAAGTAGATTATGCAACAGGACAAGTTGTCAGTAAGACCTTGTCACAAAATAAAAATGTAAGTTTGACGTTGTTTGCCTTTGACCAACATGAAGGGCTATCAACCCATACATCAACAGGGGATGCCTTGGTACAAGTGTTGGATGGTATGGTTGAGATTGTGATTGATGACACACCCTACACACTGCACAAAGGCGAAACGATTTGTATGCCTGCAAATGTGCCGCATTCACTGTATGCCACAACACGCTTTAAGATGTTGTTGACGGTAGTGTTTGCGCAATGA
- a CDS encoding ABC transporter ATP-binding protein yields MVKRLLQEVKEYKAASIQAPLFMVGEVLMELMLPFLMSFIIDQGVNKQDMGAVIRYGSIMLVCAFMSLLFGALSGNKAAYASAGFVKNLREAMFVKIQDFSFSNIDRYSTSGLVTRMMTDATNVQNAYQMILRMCVRAPLILIVAMFMTFYINSELALIFLVAMIFLGAILAVITLKSYPMFKATFEKYDDLNESVQENITNIRVVKAYVKEEAESQKFVKAASNLKRMFMRAENILVINNPVMQLTMYACVIALSWFGAHFVVAGSLTTGELMSMFTYTMNILMSLMMLSMIFVMLSMSFASAQRIVEILEEEPTIKNPENPRYDIKDGSISFKNVSFGYYKGEDKYVLKNVNVEIQAGETIGILGPTGSSKTTLTNMIPRLYDVSEGRVEVGGVDVRSYDVKALRDAVSVVLQKNVLFSGSILENMRWGNEKATREQVEQACRIACAHEFIIQQPQQYDAWVEQGGSNFSGGQKQRLCIARALLKDPKVLILDDSTSAVDTKTDSMIRAAFRESLPHTTKIIISQRISSIEDADRIIVLDEGMITGIGDHDTLLQTNELYQKVYETQKRGEDE; encoded by the coding sequence ATGGTAAAAAGACTCTTACAAGAAGTAAAAGAATACAAAGCAGCATCAATACAAGCACCTTTGTTTATGGTGGGAGAAGTATTGATGGAGCTCATGTTGCCGTTCTTAATGTCTTTCATTATTGACCAAGGGGTGAATAAACAAGACATGGGAGCTGTGATTCGTTATGGTTCCATTATGCTAGTGTGTGCGTTTATGTCTTTGCTATTTGGAGCATTAAGTGGAAATAAAGCAGCCTATGCGTCTGCTGGATTTGTTAAGAATTTAAGAGAAGCAATGTTTGTGAAGATTCAAGATTTCTCATTTTCAAATATTGATCGCTATTCAACATCAGGGCTTGTTACGCGAATGATGACCGATGCAACCAATGTTCAAAATGCGTATCAAATGATTTTGAGAATGTGTGTGCGGGCACCACTGATTCTAATTGTCGCAATGTTTATGACCTTTTACATCAACTCAGAACTTGCACTTATCTTTTTAGTAGCGATGATCTTCTTAGGTGCTATCCTAGCAGTGATTACACTAAAATCGTATCCAATGTTTAAAGCAACCTTTGAAAAGTATGATGATTTAAACGAAAGTGTTCAAGAAAACATCACAAACATTCGTGTTGTGAAAGCCTATGTAAAAGAAGAAGCAGAGTCACAGAAATTTGTGAAAGCTGCATCCAACCTCAAACGCATGTTTATGCGTGCTGAGAATATTCTTGTGATCAATAACCCAGTAATGCAACTCACCATGTATGCATGTGTGATTGCTTTAAGTTGGTTTGGTGCACATTTTGTAGTAGCGGGATCGCTAACTACCGGTGAATTGATGAGTATGTTTACTTATACCATGAACATCTTAATGAGTTTAATGATGCTGTCAATGATCTTTGTGATGTTAAGCATGTCCTTTGCATCCGCACAACGGATTGTGGAAATCTTAGAAGAAGAACCAACAATTAAAAATCCAGAAAATCCACGGTATGACATCAAAGATGGTTCCATATCCTTTAAGAATGTATCCTTTGGATATTATAAGGGTGAGGATAAGTATGTGTTAAAAAACGTGAATGTAGAAATTCAAGCTGGCGAAACCATTGGGATTTTAGGGCCAACGGGTTCCAGTAAAACAACGCTCACCAATATGATTCCCCGTCTTTATGATGTGAGTGAGGGGCGTGTTGAAGTGGGCGGTGTTGATGTACGGTCGTATGATGTGAAAGCACTTCGTGATGCCGTTTCAGTTGTACTTCAAAAAAATGTCTTATTCTCTGGAAGCATCTTAGAGAATATGCGATGGGGTAATGAAAAAGCAACACGTGAACAAGTAGAACAAGCGTGTCGCATTGCCTGTGCGCATGAATTCATCATTCAACAGCCACAACAATACGATGCGTGGGTTGAACAAGGGGGTTCAAACTTCTCAGGGGGACAAAAACAACGGTTGTGTATTGCACGTGCGTTATTAAAAGATCCAAAAGTATTAATTCTTGATGACAGCACCAGTGCGGTCGATACAAAAACAGACAGTATGATTCGTGCTGCCTTTAGAGAAAGCCTTCCCCATACCACAAAGATTATCATCTCACAACGGATTTCATCGATTGAAGATGCGGATCGAATTATCGTGTTGGATGAAGGGATGATTACCGGTATTGGTGATCATGATACCTTACTTCAAACCAATGAATTGTATCAAAAAGTATATGAAACACAGAAACGAGGTGAAGACGAATGA
- a CDS encoding ABC transporter ATP-binding protein: MSFIEFKNVKKDYHVGDVTISAVADCSFSVDEGEFVVVLGPSGAGKTTVLNILGGMDLPTAGEVIVDGNHVHKLSKKKLVDYRRDDIGFVFQFYNLVGNLTALENVELACQIRKNPLEPIQVLEQVGLSHRVNNFPSQLSGGEQQRVSIARAIAKNPKLLLCDEPTGALDSKTGQLILELLIQNSRKLNMTTLLITHNSAIAEVADKVIRVKNGSVESVIHNKHPKKVDEVEW; this comes from the coding sequence ATGTCATTTATTGAATTCAAAAACGTTAAAAAAGATTACCATGTCGGAGATGTCACCATCAGTGCTGTCGCTGATTGTTCATTCTCAGTGGATGAAGGTGAATTTGTTGTGGTGCTTGGACCCAGCGGAGCGGGGAAAACAACCGTACTCAACATCTTAGGGGGTATGGATTTACCCACGGCTGGTGAAGTCATCGTGGATGGAAATCACGTTCACAAACTCTCAAAGAAAAAACTCGTGGATTATCGACGGGATGATATCGGGTTTGTGTTTCAGTTTTATAACCTTGTTGGAAATCTCACCGCATTAGAAAATGTCGAACTTGCATGTCAAATTCGTAAAAACCCTCTAGAACCCATACAGGTCTTAGAACAAGTGGGTTTATCGCATCGTGTCAATAACTTCCCTTCACAACTATCGGGTGGGGAACAACAACGTGTTTCCATTGCCCGCGCCATCGCAAAAAATCCTAAGTTACTTTTGTGTGATGAGCCTACGGGTGCTCTTGATAGTAAAACGGGGCAACTGATCCTTGAACTTTTGATTCAAAACAGTCGCAAGCTCAACATGACCACCCTTTTAATTACCCATAACTCTGCAATTGCTGAAGTGGCAGACAAGGTCATCCGTGTGAAAAATGGATCTGTAGAATCTGTCATCCATAATAAGCATCCAAAGAAAGTCGATGAAGTCGAATGGTAA
- a CDS encoding class I SAM-dependent methyltransferase gives MASLGKRRLRPGGKEGTEWLLDHLDQNKPLKVLEVACNQGTTTFELVDKYPIDIVACDLSEDALNRARKRAKNHPKKDHIEFRIADARSLPFEDNSFDIVINEAMLTMLSDVDKLKALKEYHRVLKPGGKVLTHDVLFRTDDKAYQVKIRKDMTRNILANVKPLTGVEWESLFTSCGFIVQSKTGPMSLMDPKGMIKDEGFGGTLKIISNALKLKNRARFKSMFKMFKEYQNDLGFIVVAGVKKD, from the coding sequence TTGGCAAGTCTTGGAAAACGTCGCTTAAGACCTGGTGGTAAAGAAGGGACAGAGTGGTTGTTGGATCATCTGGACCAAAACAAGCCCCTTAAAGTGCTCGAAGTTGCCTGTAATCAAGGGACAACGACCTTTGAACTGGTTGATAAGTATCCCATTGATATTGTTGCTTGTGACTTAAGTGAAGATGCACTGAACCGTGCAAGAAAACGCGCAAAAAATCATCCGAAAAAAGATCACATTGAATTTAGAATTGCCGATGCCAGATCGCTGCCATTTGAAGACAACAGTTTTGATATTGTGATCAATGAAGCAATGCTCACGATGCTCAGTGATGTGGATAAGCTTAAAGCGCTTAAAGAATATCATCGGGTCCTTAAGCCTGGTGGCAAAGTTCTTACCCATGATGTCCTCTTTAGAACCGATGACAAAGCATACCAAGTAAAGATTCGTAAAGATATGACACGAAATATCTTAGCGAATGTGAAGCCTTTGACAGGTGTAGAGTGGGAAAGTTTATTTACCTCATGTGGGTTTATTGTGCAAAGTAAAACGGGTCCGATGTCTTTAATGGATCCCAAAGGTATGATTAAAGATGAAGGATTTGGTGGCACACTTAAAATCATTTCAAACGCATTAAAACTAAAGAACCGTGCACGATTTAAATCCATGTTTAAGATGTTTAAAGAATACCAAAATGACTTGGGATTTATCGTGGTAGCGGGTGTGAAAAAAGATTAA
- a CDS encoding MarR family winged helix-turn-helix transcriptional regulator, translating to MDRKIGYEIREFQQLLNRRIEAQREASEVSLTHTQTRIVLFISKQKGPVFQRDIEKELSVRRSTATEMLNVLERDSIIERKRVDFDARLKEVVLTEKAKSFITAMKKDIQGTEALLRKNVDPNDLDVFFNVLDQIRENLR from the coding sequence ATGGATCGAAAAATTGGCTATGAAATCCGAGAGTTTCAACAATTACTAAATCGAAGAATCGAAGCACAACGCGAAGCATCAGAAGTTTCACTCACGCACACCCAAACACGGATTGTGCTTTTTATTTCCAAACAAAAAGGACCTGTATTTCAACGTGATATTGAAAAAGAACTCAGTGTCAGGCGTTCTACCGCTACAGAGATGTTGAATGTTTTGGAAAGAGATAGCATTATTGAGCGAAAACGCGTTGATTTTGATGCGCGGTTAAAAGAAGTCGTGCTTACAGAAAAAGCCAAGTCGTTTATAACGGCGATGAAAAAAGACATCCAAGGCACTGAAGCGTTGTTACGGAAAAACGTTGATCCCAACGATTTAGACGTGTTCTTTAACGTATTGGATCAAATTAGAGAGAATTTGAGGTGA
- a CDS encoding TetR/AcrR family transcriptional regulator encodes MEQKLSRKVRYTQSALKDSLIELMQQKSIGKISITELCEKADINRSTFYKYYKDQYDLLQSIEDDTLTWLQARLTTLSGAKSERDFKIIESFFEYFNENSQYMKVLMRKGGNISFQEKLMGIVFSRVDQIINTQPHGSNLNRYYSIFMLSGALGILQEWLDNPDDIDEKQLAEIVFNIGGQLEL; translated from the coding sequence ATGGAACAGAAACTGAGCCGAAAAGTACGGTATACACAAAGCGCTTTAAAGGATAGTTTGATTGAATTGATGCAACAAAAATCCATTGGGAAAATATCCATTACTGAGTTGTGTGAAAAAGCAGATATCAACCGGTCAACCTTCTATAAGTACTATAAAGATCAATACGACCTACTTCAAAGTATTGAAGATGATACACTCACCTGGCTTCAAGCACGACTTACGACCCTCAGTGGTGCGAAAAGTGAACGTGACTTTAAGATTATTGAGAGTTTCTTTGAATACTTTAATGAAAACTCTCAGTACATGAAAGTCTTGATGAGAAAGGGTGGAAACATTAGTTTTCAAGAGAAACTGATGGGGATTGTGTTTAGCCGTGTTGATCAGATCATAAACACTCAACCCCATGGATCAAATTTGAATCGTTATTATTCAATCTTTATGTTGAGTGGTGCCTTAGGCATCTTGCAAGAATGGCTGGATAATCCCGATGATATTGATGAAAAACAACTCGCAGAAATTGTGTTTAATATTGGTGGACAACTCGAACTATAA